A genomic stretch from Solanum stenotomum isolate F172 chromosome 8, ASM1918654v1, whole genome shotgun sequence includes:
- the LOC125875075 gene encoding uncharacterized protein LOC125875075: MKLSLKLQEQSQTQNHQKQSQTHPLLLRAKIPISIFNLPFLSCFSTTTHHPSDLSLSLATNLPSGPTLKLAYSTASTPTTPSSTTPIAPPLTLTLKSGIGVFGSPKNSPLVISANFSFSPLNSNQNPTFTLLFKPQLGSFSLRKSTTSDLNSSSSAVGKQNGDGNSFGFVPLERPSSFKEFSMEDYAKDSVFKGIAVMAKTEMPLTNKVMMDCRWGVNFPKDLGSRMPFLSVNKIGIKRVEEVKEVKEKKDENSGETELLKGMCFWMKNELEMLQRENREMKHRLEEMKMGNGVRKGVGEAEFVGVQVIENSGGFEQWRNKRNSGGENPKKEVKKNSSNGNRASDVESELQKAIRAASSS; the protein is encoded by the coding sequence ATGAAGCTCTCACTGAAACTCCAAGAGCAATCTCAAACCCAGAATCACCAAAAACAATCACAAACTCACCCACTTCTCCTCCGTGCCAAAATCCCCATTTCCATTTTCAATCttcctttcctttcttgcttttCCACCACCACCCACCACCCTTCTGATCTCTCGCTTTCTCTTGCCACCAATCTCCCTTCTGGACCTACCCTTAAACTCGCCTACTCCACTGCATCAACCCCCACCACTCCCAGCTCCACCACCCCAATCGCCCCTCCTTTAACTCTGACGCTCAAATCTGGAATTGGGGTTTTTGGGTCTCCCAAGAACTCACCTTTAGTCATTTCTGCTAACTTTTCCTTCTCCCCTTTGAATTCTAATCAAAATCCCACTTTTACCCTTCTCTTCAAACCCCAATTGGGTTCCTTTTCGCTTCGTAAAAGCACTACTTCTGATCTGAATTCTAGTTCTAGTGCTGTGGGTAAGCAGAATGGTGATGGGAATTCATTTGGTTTTGTTCCTTTGGAGAGGCCATCGAGTTTTAAGGAATTCTCGATGGAGGATTATGCGAAAGATTCTGTCTTTAAGGGGATTGCAGTTATGGCGAAGACGGAAATGCCTTTGACTAATAAGGTTATGATGGATTGCCGTTGGGGTGTGAATTTCCCCAAGGATTTGGGAAGCAGGATGCCGTTTTTAAGTGTGAATAAGATCGGGATTAAGAGAGTTGAGGAAGTTAAGGAggtgaaggagaagaaggatgAGAATTCGGGAGAAACGGAGTTGCTGAAAGGTATGTGTTTTTGGATGAAAAACGAGTTGGAGATGCTGCAGAGAGAGAATAGAGAGATGAAACATAGGTTGGAGGAAATGAAGATGGGGAATGGTGTTAGGAAGGGTGTTGGTGAGGCAGAGTTTGTAGGTGTGCAGGTGATTGAGAATTCAGGGGGATTTGAGCAGTGGAGGAATAAGAGGAATAGTGGGGGAGAGAATCCGAAGAAAGAGGTGAAGAAGAACTCCTCCAACGGGAATCGAGCTAGTGATGTTGAGAGTGAGTTGCAGAAAGCTATTAGGGCTGCTTCTTCATCTTGA
- the LOC125875092 gene encoding tobamovirus multiplication protein 2B — protein sequence MATPTSTVKGGSSRDGTAKTMVADQITQSIQSTSNLLHLMLQSSPSQAELMKLPKSLFAKTSTIKNTELVLEQLPRVISSLDAHMDNGLQSVPQLKTVMQLLSNIENCQLKTLSRAQDIQQETGSVEQPPKPANLP from the exons ATGGCAACGCCGACGTCGACGGTCAAGGGCGGCAGTAGCAGAGATGGGACAGCGAAAACGATGGTGGCTGATCAAATTACACAGTCTATACAGTCTACTTCCAATCTCCTTCATCTCATGCTTCAGTCTTCCCCATCTCAG GCGGAACTGATGAAGCTACCAAAGAGTCTTTTTGCCAAGACATCTACTATCAAGAATACTGAGCTG GTATTGGAGCAGCTGCCTCGGGTGATTTCGTCATTGGATGCTCATATGGACAACGGGTTACAAAG TGTTCCTCAGCTGAAAACTGTAATGCAGCTGCTCTCAAACATAGAAAACTGCCAGCTCAAGACCTTATCCAGGGCTCAAGATATTCAACAG GAGACTGGATCAGTAGAGCAACCTCCAAAGCCAGCTAACCTTCCTTAG